The following coding sequences lie in one Pseudomonas monsensis genomic window:
- a CDS encoding class 1 fructose-bisphosphatase produces the protein MSRVTLSRYLIEQTRSNNTPADLRFLIEVVARACKEISHAVSKGALGGVLGSMGTENVQGEVQKKLDVISNEILLEANEWGGHLAGMASEEMDNAYQIPGKYPKGAYLLVFDPLDGSSNIDINAPVGTIFSVLRCPNEYLSQNEPLNEKAFLQPGTQQVAAGYAIYGPQTMLVLTLGDGVKGFTLDREMGSFVLTHEDITIPESTQEFAINMSNQRHWEAPVQRYVGELLAGEEGPLKKNYNMRWVAAMVADVHRILTRGGLFMYPRDSREPSKPGKLRLMYEANPMSFLVEQAGGASTDGHQRILDIQPEGLHQRVAVFLGSKEEVARATAYHKE, from the coding sequence ATGTCCCGCGTTACCCTGAGTCGCTATTTGATTGAGCAGACCCGCAGCAACAACACTCCTGCCGATCTGCGCTTCCTGATCGAAGTGGTGGCGCGTGCCTGCAAGGAGATCAGCCACGCCGTGTCCAAAGGCGCCCTGGGCGGTGTTCTGGGCAGCATGGGCACTGAAAACGTCCAAGGCGAAGTGCAGAAGAAGCTCGACGTGATCTCCAACGAGATCTTGCTCGAAGCCAACGAATGGGGCGGTCACCTGGCCGGCATGGCGTCCGAAGAAATGGACAATGCCTACCAGATCCCGGGCAAATACCCGAAAGGCGCCTACCTGCTGGTATTCGACCCACTGGACGGTTCGTCGAACATCGACATCAACGCCCCGGTCGGCACCATCTTCTCGGTACTGCGTTGCCCGAACGAATACCTGAGCCAGAACGAGCCGTTGAACGAGAAAGCGTTCCTGCAGCCAGGCACCCAACAGGTTGCCGCCGGTTACGCGATCTACGGCCCGCAGACCATGCTGGTGCTGACCCTGGGCGACGGCGTCAAGGGCTTCACCCTGGACCGCGAAATGGGCAGCTTCGTCCTGACCCACGAAGACATCACCATTCCTGAATCGACCCAGGAATTCGCCATCAACATGTCCAACCAGCGCCACTGGGAAGCCCCGGTACAGCGCTACGTTGGCGAACTGCTGGCCGGCGAAGAAGGTCCGCTGAAGAAGAACTACAACATGCGTTGGGTGGCCGCGATGGTTGCCGACGTGCACCGCATCCTGACCCGTGGCGGTCTGTTCATGTACCCACGCGACAGCCGTGAGCCATCCAAGCCGGGCAAACTGCGTCTGATGTACGAAGCCAACCCGATGTCGTTCCTGGTGGAACAGGCCGGCGGCGCGTCCACCGACGGTCACCAGCGCATCCTCGACATTCAGCCCGAAGGCCTGCACCAGCGCGTAGCGGTGTTCCTTGGCTCGAAAGAAGAAGTCGCCCGCGCCACGGCCTACCACAAGGAATAA
- a CDS encoding DUF924 family protein gives MHAPWQPLLEWWFGHAESPDEIAADKGKLWFGKKDSQDLEAQTRFGVFVDQALAGELTEWTQRPEGWLAVVLLLDQLPRMIFRDSPKAFSGDLRAQKLVAQGIAADFDRQLKPIQRVFIYLVFEHCENLAVQNEAVSRFMDLVAEQPEAERAVFADNLDYAERHRKVIARFGRFPHRNAVLGRESTAEELVFLSGPGSRF, from the coding sequence ATGCACGCGCCTTGGCAGCCGTTGCTCGAGTGGTGGTTCGGACACGCCGAATCACCTGACGAGATTGCGGCTGACAAAGGCAAGTTGTGGTTCGGCAAGAAAGATAGCCAAGACCTCGAAGCGCAGACGCGTTTCGGGGTCTTTGTCGATCAGGCCCTCGCCGGCGAATTGACCGAGTGGACGCAACGTCCCGAAGGTTGGCTGGCGGTGGTGCTGCTGCTCGATCAATTGCCGCGAATGATCTTTCGCGACTCTCCCAAAGCGTTTTCCGGTGATCTGCGCGCGCAGAAACTCGTCGCCCAAGGCATTGCGGCGGACTTTGACCGGCAGTTGAAGCCGATCCAGCGGGTATTCATTTATCTGGTGTTCGAACACTGCGAAAACCTCGCGGTGCAGAACGAAGCCGTTTCACGGTTTATGGATCTGGTGGCTGAACAGCCGGAAGCCGAGCGGGCGGTGTTTGCCGATAATCTGGATTACGCCGAGCGGCACCGCAAAGTGATTGCGCGGTTTGGCCGGTTTCCGCATCGCAATGCGGTGTTGGGGCGGGAATCTACGGCTGAGGAGTTGGTGTTTCTTTCTGGGCCTGGCTCTAGATTTTAA
- a CDS encoding DUF3999 domain-containing protein, producing MSRMLNLGWLALGVVMAAGAQEKPADFATQVPLTVSGNGPWYRLELPLSAQLQARQTDLSDLRVFNAAGEPQAYALARESAQTRDNGQLHEVKWFPLYNAADASERAPNVRVQSTTSGTLVEVQPSSQLEAGEEVLRGWLLDASAIKAPLQQLILDWTSERDGFQRFSIEASDDLQHWQAWGEGQVARLTFADERIEQHEVTLPGQSARYLRLLWESPSSAPILTAAQLKNSDPRNVPLPLVWSQSLAGNSTKAGEYSWQLPMGLNVERVQVELKQPNSLAPVTLAGRRESSLPWQTLSSGLLYRLTQNGQDVVQNELPLYGQTVQQLKLNVDERGGGLGEQAPSLKYAVRATQVIFLARGEGPYSLALGNPSVKPANLPLATLIPDFKPEKLAALGKATVAGEVLTTQASPATTTAAAETNWKKIGLWAVLLLSVVFLGAMAFSLLRKPPTNT from the coding sequence TTGAGTCGCATGCTGAATCTGGGGTGGTTGGCGCTGGGCGTGGTGATGGCTGCCGGCGCCCAGGAAAAACCGGCGGACTTCGCCACGCAGGTGCCGCTGACCGTCAGTGGCAACGGCCCGTGGTACCGCCTCGAATTGCCCCTGAGCGCGCAGTTGCAGGCACGCCAGACCGACCTGAGTGACCTGCGGGTGTTCAACGCTGCCGGTGAGCCCCAGGCTTACGCCTTGGCCCGTGAATCGGCGCAGACCCGCGACAACGGCCAGTTGCACGAAGTGAAGTGGTTCCCCCTGTACAACGCCGCCGATGCCAGCGAACGCGCACCGAATGTGCGGGTGCAATCGACCACCAGCGGCACGCTGGTCGAAGTACAGCCCTCCAGCCAGTTGGAGGCCGGCGAAGAAGTGCTGCGTGGCTGGCTGTTGGATGCGAGCGCGATCAAAGCGCCGTTGCAGCAATTGATCCTTGACTGGACCAGTGAGCGCGACGGCTTTCAGCGCTTCAGCATCGAGGCCAGCGACGATTTGCAGCACTGGCAAGCGTGGGGCGAAGGTCAGGTCGCGCGGCTGACCTTTGCCGATGAGCGTATCGAACAGCATGAGGTGACGCTGCCGGGGCAATCGGCGCGTTACCTGCGGCTGTTGTGGGAGTCGCCGAGTTCGGCGCCGATCCTCACGGCGGCACAACTGAAAAACAGTGATCCGCGCAACGTTCCGCTGCCGTTGGTCTGGTCGCAGTCATTGGCCGGCAATAGCACCAAGGCCGGTGAATACAGTTGGCAGTTGCCGATGGGGCTGAATGTCGAGCGGGTGCAGGTTGAACTGAAGCAGCCGAACAGCCTGGCGCCCGTGACGCTGGCCGGCCGTCGTGAAAGCAGTTTGCCGTGGCAGACATTGAGCAGCGGTTTGCTGTATCGCCTGACGCAGAACGGTCAGGACGTGGTGCAGAACGAATTGCCGCTGTACGGGCAGACCGTGCAGCAGTTGAAATTGAATGTGGACGAGCGCGGCGGTGGTTTGGGCGAGCAGGCACCGAGTCTGAAATATGCGGTGCGGGCGACGCAGGTGATTTTCCTCGCACGTGGGGAGGGGCCGTATAGCCTGGCATTGGGTAACCCGAGTGTGAAACCGGCGAACCTGCCGCTGGCCACGCTGATTCCGGATTTCAAGCCGGAGAAACTCGCAGCCCTGGGCAAGGCGACGGTGGCGGGTGAAGTGCTCACCACTCAGGCTTCGCCTGCAACCACGACGGCCGCTGCCGAGACCAACTGGAAGAAAATCGGGTTATGGGCGGTGTTGTTGCTCAGTGTGGTTTTTCTTGGCGCGATGGCGTTCAGCTTGTTGCGCAAGCCACCGACCAACACCTGA